A window from Enterocloster bolteae encodes these proteins:
- a CDS encoding sodium-dependent transporter — MEHKRSQWASNIGFILAAAGSAVGLGNIWKFPGKVAAGGGGAFLICYALIVLFVGFPVMLAELSIGRSTQKNVVGAFRRLNPRWSFAGGIGVLTLFVIMSYYSVVGGWVMKYISVYLTGADFSAFGNDSSRFSAYFADFISRPAEPLLWGAAFLLLCIYVVVRGVSEGIERVSKFLMPGLFVLLTGIVVYAITLDGAAEGLKYMLAVDPAKFNGGTVVAALGQAFFSLSVGMGIMVTYGSYVPRTENLAKSAGCICILDSLVALLSGLAIVPVVYITAGPEAMGMGGGFAFMALPEVFSRLPGGVFFGFAFFLLLFVAALTSAISILESCIAWLTEEFGFARLKATLLLVIPMSFLSAGYSLSQGAMDIKLPWFDFTNGVQYLPMNAVMEKFTDNLMIPLGALCFCLFVGWVWGTDNASKEIEASGHSMAWKRLWAFLVKFLAPAVIIVILYFTVGRGQGLS, encoded by the coding sequence GCCAATGGGCCAGCAACATAGGTTTTATACTGGCCGCTGCGGGAAGTGCTGTGGGACTGGGAAATATATGGAAATTTCCGGGAAAGGTGGCTGCCGGAGGCGGCGGGGCGTTTTTAATCTGCTATGCGCTGATTGTCCTGTTCGTAGGATTCCCGGTCATGCTGGCAGAGCTTTCCATCGGGCGCAGCACCCAGAAAAATGTGGTGGGCGCCTTCCGCCGGCTGAACCCGCGCTGGAGCTTTGCCGGGGGCATCGGGGTCCTGACCTTGTTTGTAATCATGTCCTACTACAGTGTAGTCGGAGGATGGGTGATGAAATACATTTCGGTGTACCTTACCGGGGCGGATTTCAGTGCCTTTGGAAACGACAGCAGCAGATTTTCCGCTTATTTTGCAGATTTTATATCACGGCCTGCAGAACCGCTTCTCTGGGGCGCCGCCTTCCTCCTTCTGTGTATCTACGTGGTTGTGCGGGGCGTATCAGAAGGAATTGAACGGGTCAGTAAATTTTTAATGCCCGGCCTGTTCGTGCTCTTAACCGGAATTGTGGTCTATGCCATAACCCTGGACGGAGCCGCCGAAGGCCTTAAATATATGCTGGCAGTGGACCCCGCGAAATTCAACGGAGGAACCGTGGTAGCCGCCCTGGGCCAGGCCTTTTTCTCCCTCAGTGTGGGAATGGGCATCATGGTGACCTACGGCTCCTACGTGCCAAGGACAGAGAATCTGGCCAAAAGCGCCGGCTGTATCTGTATCTTGGACAGCCTTGTGGCCCTCCTGTCCGGACTTGCCATCGTGCCTGTGGTTTATATTACGGCTGGTCCCGAAGCCATGGGCATGGGAGGCGGGTTTGCTTTCATGGCTCTTCCTGAGGTGTTCAGCCGGCTGCCTGGCGGCGTGTTCTTTGGTTTTGCCTTCTTCCTCCTGCTGTTCGTGGCAGCCCTGACCAGCGCCATCAGCATCCTTGAGAGCTGCATCGCATGGCTTACGGAAGAATTCGGTTTTGCCAGGTTAAAAGCAACCCTGCTCCTTGTGATTCCCATGTCATTCTTAAGCGCAGGTTATTCGCTGTCCCAGGGAGCCATGGACATAAAGCTGCCGTGGTTTGATTTTACCAACGGCGTCCAATATCTCCCCATGAACGCTGTCATGGAAAAATTCACTGACAATCTGATGATTCCCCTGGGAGCCCTGTGCTTCTGTCTGTTCGTGGGATGGGTTTGGGGAACAGACAACGCCTCAAAGGAAATTGAAGCCTCAGGCCACAGCATGGCCTGGAAACGCCTGTGGGCCTTTCTGGTAAAG